The following are encoded in a window of Streptomyces sp. Go-475 genomic DNA:
- a CDS encoding LPFR motif small protein: protein MFRAIADVLRQIGGAIATVVTLPFRALARLFGGASSSTRSRRA, encoded by the coding sequence GTGTTCCGTGCTATCGCAGACGTGCTGCGCCAGATCGGCGGGGCCATCGCCACCGTCGTGACGCTGCCCTTCCGGGCCCTGGCCCGGCTCTTCGGCGGGGCCTCGTCCTCCACCCGCAGCCGCAGGGCCTGA